The stretch of DNA GGTCAACTATAGATATAGCAAAAATGAAGGAAAAAGAAGTTCCAAGTTATTTAAATACAGGAGAAGAAAATGGACCAGATTGGGTAGTAGGTGAATCAGATGTTTCAATAAGACCTGGTTGGTTTTATCATGCAAATCAAGATAACGATGTTAAGTCTTTAGAAAAGCTTATGGATATTTATTTTAAATCAGTAGGAAGGAATTCAGTATTATTACTAAATATACCACCAGATAAAAGAGGTAAATTTCATGAAAATGATGTGCAAAGAATTAAAGAATTTGGTGATGCAATAAAAGGTACTTTTGATGAAAATCTAGCATTAGGAAGCAAGATACTAGCAGAAAATGTAGCAGGTAATAATGAAAAATTTTCAGGAGACAAAGTAATAGATTATAATTATGATACGTATTGGGCTCCAAATAATGAAAATAAAACTGGCTCTTTAGAAATAGATTTAGGGGAAGAGAAAGAGTTTGATATTGTTAGTCTTCAGGAATATATACCACTAGGTCAAAGAGTAGCTGAATTTGATATTGAAGTATTTGAAAATAATGAATGGAGCAAAGTATTTTCTGGTAAAACTATAGGTTATAAAAGATTAGTTAGAATACCACCTACAACAGCATCAAAAGTTAGAATTAATATAAAAAGGTCTTTAGCAACACCTTTAATAAATAATATAGGTATATATAAGCAACCTATGGATATAGAATTACCTTCAGGTCCACCAGCAGGATTAGATTTTTTAAATGATGGGAATAAAGGTAGTGCGATTGGAGAGTTTAATTTTAGCAATGGATGGGTTTATGAGACTTTAGATAGAGATAGAGAAGGAGATTCTCATTACACAACAACAACAGGAGCAACAATAAATATAAAATTTAATGGAAGTAAATTTTATTTATCAGGGGCAAAAGATCCTAAACATGGAATAGCAGAAATATCTATAGATGGAGGAGAAGTAGTAGAGGTTGATACTTACGCACAAAGTAGAATAAATCAAAGTATTTTATATGAATCAGAAGATTTAGAAGATGGAGAGCATGAAGTTACTATTAGATGTACTGGAAGAAAAAATACAAATTCTGGTGGAACTGCTATTCATACAGATGGAGCCTTTGCATTGAATAATGGTGGAAAAGGAATGTTTGAGATGGAAAAGCTTTCTTATACAGTAAAAGAGAATATAGGAAAAGCTGTGTTTAAAGTTGTAAGAAAGGGTGGAAGTAAGGGAAGAGCAGAGATAAATTATGAAACATTACCAGGAACTGCATTAAACGCAAAGGATTATCAAACTTGGTCAGGAACATTAGCTTTTAATGAGGGAGAAACAGAAAAAACTTTCGAAGTAAATATAATAGATAATAAGGATTTAGAAGAATCAAGATATTTCTTTGTAAAGTTAAGTGATCCTATAGGTGGAGCTATATTAGGCTTTGATAAACAATCAAAAGTAACTATAGAAGATGATGAGCTTATAAAAATAGAAACAGCAGATACAGGAGATGGACTGCACAAATTTAATTTAAGTAATGGGTGGTCTCAAGAAAAAGGAGGTATGTGGACTAAGGATATGAATGCAAACTTTACTATAAAGTTTGTAGGAAGAAAAATATCATTAGTAGGTGCAAAAGATCCTAATCATGGAGTATTCCAAATTTCTATAGATGGAGGCGAATATGTAGATATAGATCAATATGCTGAAAATAGAGAAACTAATGCAACTATATTTGAAAGTAAAGAATTAGAATATGGAGAGCATACTTTATCTTATAGATTAAAAGGGGAAAATCCACATGGTGGTAGATCAGATGGTCAAATAAATTATGCATTAGTAGATTCAAGTATTGTAGAATCAGAAATAAATGGAGATTTTAATGCTAATGGGAAATATGATATAGGAGATTTATCTATAGTATCTAAACATTATGGACAAAATAAACCAGAATATGATTTAAATAAGGATAATGTTATAGATGAATTTGAAGTTAACTTTATAACAAATAAAATTCTAGAGTAATAAATAGTATAAAAAATAGTCTTGAAAAATTTTTCAAGACTATTTTTATATTAATTATTAAAATAAATGAGCAACTAATTTTCCGTCTTGTTCAAATAATGTAACAGTATAAGAGTTAAATGGAACTGCATAAGCTCCTACTTTAGATATAGCAACTCTCATTTTTAATACTATTCCAGTATTAGTTTTAGAATTTGTACCATCAAAAGTAACTGTATCTAATGATAAAACCATAGGTTCTCCATTTTCCATATGCATTTGACTTCTAAGAGATTCAAGGTCAGATTTTAAGTTGTTTTTATCTTCTTCAGTAATAGGAGTAATTCCATCTTTAGCATTAGTATCAAAAGATACTAAATGATTATAAACCTCATCACTTTGATTAACATATGAAGTTAATAAGTCTTTAGCAAAGTCAACTTCTTTATATTCTCCTTCAACATAAGGTGCATTAATATTATATATATCCGTTGATTTTTCAAAAGAAGTTATATCTTTAGAAGAAGTATAGGTTTTTCCAAAAGCATCAAAGGATGTAACTGGAGGTGGTGTTGTTTCTTCAGGAACCTTTTCCTCAATAGGAGTTTCATTAGTTGAAGGTTCTTTATTAACATTATTGTTATTAGAGTAACTTACAAAAGTTAATAAAATTAAAGATGATAATGTAATAGATAAAGTTCTTTTTAACATTTTAAATTCTCCTCTATAAATAAAGTTATGTAAATATATATTATAGTAACATATTTTGGAAGGTAATTGTTGAAAAAAATTATCTTTATAAAAAAATAGATTTAAATTTTAGAAATAATTTAAATCTATTTTTTATAT from Clostridium chauvoei encodes:
- a CDS encoding alpha-L-fucosidase; translation: MKRKFLFRLFASTMTFCFLALGMNPIAAIKKSEISQEVESPYGPTPTELQLNYQKEELTSFIHFGMNTFTGSEWGNGKESPSLFNPTELDADQWIKTLYDAGFKKVILTAKHHDGFCLWPTKTTEHDVSNSPWKDGKGDVVKEVSKACEKYGLKFGLYLSPWDQNSKDYGEGNGGDYNDFYVEQLTELLENYGEISEIWMDGAKGSNVVQEYDFERWFKLIKEKQPNCIIWSQVGPDARWIGNESGYAGEPCWSTIDIAKMKEKEVPSYLNTGEENGPDWVVGESDVSIRPGWFYHANQDNDVKSLEKLMDIYFKSVGRNSVLLLNIPPDKRGKFHENDVQRIKEFGDAIKGTFDENLALGSKILAENVAGNNEKFSGDKVIDYNYDTYWAPNNENKTGSLEIDLGEEKEFDIVSLQEYIPLGQRVAEFDIEVFENNEWSKVFSGKTIGYKRLVRIPPTTASKVRINIKRSLATPLINNIGIYKQPMDIELPSGPPAGLDFLNDGNKGSAIGEFNFSNGWVYETLDRDREGDSHYTTTTGATINIKFNGSKFYLSGAKDPKHGIAEISIDGGEVVEVDTYAQSRINQSILYESEDLEDGEHEVTIRCTGRKNTNSGGTAIHTDGAFALNNGGKGMFEMEKLSYTVKENIGKAVFKVVRKGGSKGRAEINYETLPGTALNAKDYQTWSGTLAFNEGETEKTFEVNIIDNKDLEESRYFFVKLSDPIGGAILGFDKQSKVTIEDDELIKIETADTGDGLHKFNLSNGWSQEKGGMWTKDMNANFTIKFVGRKISLVGAKDPNHGVFQISIDGGEYVDIDQYAENRETNATIFESKELEYGEHTLSYRLKGENPHGGRSDGQINYALVDSSIVESEINGDFNANGKYDIGDLSIVSKHYGQNKPEYDLNKDNVIDEFEVNFITNKILE